In Aggregatibacter sp. 2125159857, one DNA window encodes the following:
- a CDS encoding filamentous hemagglutinin N-terminal domain-containing protein has translation MNKQCFRIIFSKTLQCLVVVSELAKSEGKSAEISSFTVPQILARIQPLTFSLFCALGFVAFPDSVMADTFIIQADKSAPKNEQPIILQTANGLPQVNIQTPNDKGLSHNKYSKFDVDTKGAILNNSRTNVQTQQAGMITGNPYLARGEAKVILNEVNSSDPSVLKGYVEVAGKKADVIIANPSGLHCEGCGVINSDRTTFTTGKPQVVNGNLENFVVENGLVSVSGKGLDNSRVDYTEVITREMQANAGIWSKKETKVITGKNTVKRSDNLEDLQITHTKQTLSTENKPQFALDVGELGGMYSGKIHLIGTEEGVGVRNAGHIGASAETLQIDSHGRIVNTGTVNAQKELRLVSETGIENTGKIENRQSAIVLTTRTEIKQDGTVVARNGNIYKSANQGITQNGETIAKGNVNYQAPKVTASTHSLIAAGVDVKDVAQGEERSLEKASAQGKNITAITTEKATLQGRNLASGKIQITGSAANLDNSHTSAYSINVTASEDNIQANNAAIIAYEELALSTPTLLETKNSYLKAENITTKQRSLHTQNTVWEQTGLGELKLEVVDELQNKGGTFKTKGDLTVKASGMDNQQGRLLASGKLTVNVGKGKLDSSHGAMLSDQMLSITSGELINDAGLIQSAKHIAINTQGQSLSNKQTLSNTSTQNKGIVALGDLDIQSENIFNQQGRIVSGGAQNLQIAHTNNQHGLIYSGQNFTLNGVGLTNDGGKIGAAKQGNIALSGDLS, from the coding sequence ATGAATAAACAATGTTTTCGTATCATCTTTAGCAAAACTTTACAATGTTTAGTTGTGGTGTCTGAGCTTGCAAAGTCGGAAGGTAAATCAGCCGAGATATCATCTTTTACTGTTCCGCAAATTTTAGCTCGAATTCAACCGCTTACCTTCAGTTTATTTTGTGCTTTGGGGTTTGTTGCATTTCCAGATTCCGTGATGGCCGATACCTTTATTATTCAAGCAGATAAATCAGCACCTAAAAATGAACAACCGATTATTTTACAAACCGCGAATGGACTCCCTCAGGTAAATATACAAACACCTAATGATAAAGGACTTTCACACAATAAATATTCAAAATTTGATGTGGATACCAAGGGAGCCATTTTAAATAACAGTCGTACTAATGTTCAAACTCAACAAGCAGGAATGATTACAGGTAACCCTTATCTTGCTCGTGGAGAGGCTAAAGTTATTTTAAATGAAGTCAATTCGTCTGATCCCTCTGTGTTAAAAGGGTATGTGGAAGTGGCCGGTAAAAAAGCGGATGTGATTATTGCCAATCCCTCAGGTTTGCATTGTGAGGGATGTGGAGTCATTAATTCAGACCGGACGACTTTCACAACGGGTAAACCACAAGTTGTAAATGGTAATTTGGAAAATTTTGTCGTTGAAAACGGTCTGGTAAGCGTTTCAGGTAAAGGTTTAGATAATAGTCGTGTTGATTACACCGAAGTGATTACGCGTGAAATGCAAGCGAATGCAGGTATTTGGTCTAAGAAAGAAACTAAAGTTATCACAGGGAAAAATACCGTTAAACGGTCAGATAACCTCGAAGATCTCCAAATTACGCATACGAAGCAAACCTTATCAACAGAAAATAAACCTCAATTTGCTCTCGATGTTGGCGAATTAGGGGGTATGTACTCAGGTAAAATCCACTTGATTGGAACGGAAGAGGGGGTAGGCGTTCGGAATGCCGGGCACATTGGCGCTAGTGCGGAAACATTACAAATTGATAGCCATGGGCGTATCGTAAATACGGGGACTGTAAATGCGCAGAAAGAACTGCGATTAGTTAGTGAAACAGGTATTGAAAATACAGGTAAAATTGAAAATCGACAAAGCGCTATTGTACTCACTACGCGGACTGAGATTAAACAAGACGGTACGGTTGTAGCACGCAATGGCAATATTTATAAAAGTGCAAATCAAGGCATCACCCAAAATGGTGAGACTATTGCAAAAGGAAATGTGAATTATCAAGCTCCAAAAGTGACAGCTTCAACGCACTCGCTTATTGCTGCAGGCGTTGATGTTAAGGATGTTGCGCAAGGCGAGGAACGTTCTCTTGAAAAAGCCTCTGCACAAGGTAAAAACATCACAGCGATCACAACTGAAAAAGCCACCTTACAAGGGAGAAACCTTGCATCAGGCAAAATTCAAATCACAGGTTCGGCAGCAAATTTGGATAATAGCCATACATCCGCATATTCAATTAATGTCACCGCATCCGAAGATAACATTCAGGCGAATAATGCCGCTATTATTGCGTATGAAGAGCTAGCTTTATCAACGCCGACCTTACTTGAAACTAAAAATAGCTATTTAAAAGCGGAAAATATTACAACTAAGCAACGTTCTCTTCATACGCAAAATACAGTATGGGAACAGACCGGTTTGGGAGAGTTAAAGCTTGAAGTTGTGGATGAGCTACAAAATAAAGGCGGTACTTTTAAAACTAAAGGTGATTTGACCGTTAAAGCAAGCGGTATGGATAATCAACAAGGTCGTTTATTGGCAAGTGGTAAATTGACTGTCAATGTAGGGAAAGGCAAATTAGATTCAAGTCACGGCGCAATGTTATCGGACCAAATGCTTTCCATTACTTCAGGTGAGCTTATTAACGATGCCGGTTTAATTCAATCAGCTAAACATATTGCAATCAATACACAAGGGCAGTCTCTCTCTAATAAACAGACATTAAGTAATACAAGTACACAGAATAAAGGTATTGTGGCATTAGGTGATCTAGATATCCAATCAGAAAATATTTTTAACCAACAAGGACGTATTGTTAGTGGTGGCGCGCAAAATCTCCAAATAGCCCATACTAATAATCAACATGGGTTAATTTATTCCGGGCAAAATTTCACCTTAAATGGTGTAGGTCTGACTAATGATGGCGGTAAGATCGGGGCGGCTAAGCAAGGCAATATTGCGCTTTCAGGGGATTTAAGTTAG
- a CDS encoding bile acid:sodium symporter family protein — protein sequence MPHLLKLTQFVSKTFALWVLLFAFLAFVSPEAFLEIRGYIPYLLGIVMFGMGITLTFNDFSEVVKHPKSVIVGVVGQFVIMPAIAFALAKLFALPTDLAIGVILVGACPGGTSSNVMTYLAKGNTALSVACTTISTLLAPLLTPVIFYVLASQWIDIDASAMFASVLKMVLFPIFLGLVIRALLKKQMAQISQTMPLVSVIAIVLILAAVVAGSKDKIIDSGLLIFGVVVLHNCLGYLVGFLAAKALRLNNYDSKAIAIEVGMQNSGLGAALATAHFNPIAAVPSAVFSFWHNVSGPILANYFSTLKNQHDEDPSS from the coding sequence ATGCCACATTTGCTCAAATTAACCCAATTTGTGAGTAAAACCTTCGCACTTTGGGTGTTACTCTTTGCATTCCTTGCGTTTGTTTCACCGGAAGCCTTCCTCGAAATCCGCGGATATATCCCTTACTTACTGGGCATTGTCATGTTTGGTATGGGCATTACCCTCACCTTTAACGATTTCAGCGAAGTCGTTAAGCACCCGAAATCCGTCATTGTTGGTGTGGTTGGACAATTTGTGATCATGCCGGCTATTGCGTTTGCATTAGCAAAACTCTTTGCGCTCCCAACAGATTTAGCCATCGGCGTGATTCTGGTAGGCGCTTGTCCGGGCGGCACCTCCTCCAACGTGATGACCTATTTAGCGAAAGGCAACACCGCACTTTCTGTCGCGTGCACCACCATTTCCACCTTACTAGCACCGTTATTAACGCCGGTCATTTTCTATGTATTAGCCAGCCAATGGATTGATATTGATGCCTCTGCCATGTTTGCTTCGGTATTAAAAATGGTGCTCTTCCCGATTTTCTTAGGTTTAGTCATTCGCGCCTTGTTAAAAAAACAAATGGCCCAAATCAGTCAAACCATGCCGTTGGTTTCGGTGATTGCCATTGTGTTAATCCTTGCCGCCGTCGTCGCCGGTAGCAAAGACAAAATCATTGATTCCGGTTTATTAATTTTCGGTGTTGTCGTCTTGCACAACTGCCTTGGCTATCTCGTTGGGTTTCTCGCTGCCAAAGCCTTACGCCTCAATAATTACGATAGCAAAGCGATTGCTATTGAAGTGGGTATGCAAAACTCCGGTCTCGGCGCTGCCTTAGCCACCGCGCACTTTAACCCGATTGCCGCGGTGCCAAGTGCCGTTTTCAGTTTCTGGCACAATGTTTCCGGCCCGATATTAGCCAACTATTTCTCCACCCTGAAAAATCAGCATGACGAAGACCCGTCGTCATAA
- the parE gene encoding DNA topoisomerase IV subunit B: MTTNYSANEITVLKDLEPVQLRPGMYTDTTRPNHLAQEVIDNSVDEALAGFATKIEVILHKDQSIEVIDNGRGMPVDIHPVEKVSGVEVIMSKLHAGGKFSNKNYTFSGGLHGVGISVVNALSERVDVTVKRNGEVYKIAFENGKKVEDLTVIGTCGRRTTGTTVHFKPNPKYFDSPKFSASRLRHLLRAKAVLCSGLEIKFIDKVNDTEDTWLYQDGLNDYLMEAVNGLVTLPEQPFIGEFKGEKEAVSWALLWLPEGGELIGESYVNLIPTALGGTHVNGLRQGLLDAMREFCEFRNLLPRGVKLTADDLWDRCAYVLSLKMQDPQFAGQTKERLSSRQSAVFIGGVVKDAFSLWLNQNIQQAELLADMAISSAQRRLRAAKKVVRKKLVSGPALPGKLADCSSQDLNLTELFLVEGDSAGGSAKQAREREYQAILPLRGKILNTWEVSSEQVLGSEEVHNIAVALGIDPDNDDLSQLRYGKVCILADADSDGLHIATLLCALFLRHFPKLVEQGHVYVAMPPLYRIDLGKEVFYALDESEKEAILDRLKGKKGKPNVQRFKGLGEMNPMQLRETTMDPNTRRLVQLTFEAQGEESQETMETMDMLLAKKRAEDRKNWLQAKGDQVDLAV, encoded by the coding sequence ATGACAACGAATTATTCCGCCAACGAAATTACCGTTTTAAAAGACCTTGAACCCGTACAACTCCGCCCGGGCATGTACACCGACACCACCCGCCCAAATCACCTCGCACAAGAAGTTATCGACAACAGCGTGGACGAAGCCCTTGCCGGTTTTGCCACGAAAATCGAAGTGATTTTGCATAAAGATCAATCCATTGAAGTGATCGACAACGGGCGCGGTATGCCGGTAGATATTCACCCGGTGGAAAAAGTATCCGGCGTAGAAGTCATCATGAGCAAACTGCACGCCGGCGGTAAATTCTCCAATAAAAATTACACCTTCTCCGGTGGTTTGCACGGGGTGGGGATTTCTGTGGTGAACGCCTTATCCGAGCGAGTTGATGTCACCGTTAAACGTAACGGTGAAGTGTATAAAATCGCCTTTGAAAATGGCAAAAAAGTAGAAGATCTCACCGTTATCGGCACCTGCGGTCGTCGCACGACCGGCACTACCGTGCACTTCAAACCCAATCCAAAATATTTCGACAGCCCAAAATTCTCTGCCAGCCGTTTGCGTCATTTACTCCGCGCCAAAGCCGTGTTGTGCTCAGGACTCGAAATTAAATTTATCGATAAAGTGAATGACACCGAAGACACTTGGCTTTATCAAGACGGCTTGAACGACTATTTAATGGAAGCGGTAAACGGTTTAGTCACCTTACCGGAACAACCATTCATCGGTGAATTTAAGGGCGAAAAAGAAGCGGTGTCTTGGGCGTTATTATGGTTGCCAGAAGGTGGCGAACTCATCGGCGAAAGCTATGTAAACCTGATTCCGACCGCACTTGGCGGCACACACGTCAACGGTTTGCGCCAAGGATTATTAGATGCCATGCGTGAGTTCTGCGAATTCCGAAATTTATTGCCGCGCGGTGTAAAACTTACCGCTGACGATTTATGGGATCGTTGTGCTTATGTGCTGTCCCTTAAAATGCAAGATCCGCAATTCGCCGGACAAACCAAAGAACGCCTTTCCTCCCGTCAAAGTGCGGTGTTTATTGGCGGCGTTGTGAAAGATGCTTTCAGTTTGTGGTTGAACCAAAATATTCAACAAGCTGAATTATTGGCAGATATGGCAATCAGCTCCGCCCAACGCCGTTTGCGTGCAGCGAAAAAAGTGGTGCGTAAAAAACTGGTGAGCGGTCCAGCCTTACCGGGCAAACTCGCCGACTGCAGCTCACAAGATCTGAATTTAACCGAATTATTCCTTGTGGAAGGCGATTCCGCCGGCGGTTCTGCCAAACAAGCACGGGAACGTGAATACCAAGCGATTTTGCCGTTGCGCGGTAAGATTTTGAACACCTGGGAAGTGTCTTCCGAACAAGTTTTAGGCTCGGAAGAAGTGCATAATATTGCCGTGGCTCTCGGCATTGACCCCGACAACGATGATTTATCCCAATTACGCTACGGCAAGGTCTGTATTCTCGCCGATGCGGATTCGGATGGTTTACACATTGCCACCCTACTTTGTGCCCTCTTCCTACGCCATTTCCCAAAACTGGTAGAACAAGGCCATGTGTATGTGGCGATGCCACCGCTCTATCGAATCGACTTAGGCAAAGAGGTGTTCTATGCCCTCGATGAAAGCGAAAAAGAGGCTATTTTGGATCGTCTCAAAGGGAAAAAAGGCAAACCGAACGTACAGCGTTTTAAAGGGTTGGGTGAAATGAACCCAATGCAATTACGCGAAACCACGATGGATCCGAATACCCGTCGTTTAGTCCAGCTCACCTTTGAAGCGCAAGGCGAAGAAAGCCAAGAAACAATGGAAACTATGGATATGTTACTGGCAAAAAAACGCGCTGAAGACCGTAAAAATTGGTTGCAAGCGAAAGGGGATCAAGTGGATTTGGCTGTGTAA